A genomic stretch from Mycosarcoma maydis chromosome 3, whole genome shotgun sequence includes:
- a CDS encoding uncharacterized protein (related to Importin 11), whose product MAEAKASLIQVLTLASSSDPSQLSRANSQLEEWEKDPNFWLVLLQIAFDTELQLCSSSSVATAQEQIDSVRILAIIRFKNGIDKFWRSRVLARVTVTIPSDTKQAIRNMLLQCLREPNRTIALQASVSISRIARLDYPRDWPDLFTTLQQAMVEAHAALASLGPAPQLDYPENPATARARQLNTTVLMRAADVCSKTLKELESVRVLAGKMRMTELSRELLPVLHPIFQQYFSEVFLLSTGDDLDKLSAWSKTTLRAEQVRTSHLLLKAISRLAVADIGMISRSSTSQGGTSANMAQAFFRSTPHCLQTLKDTRLAYLRLLRSSQSSTTPAPMSAALLTALTKHLYSFGKFFLSLVQRDNGKAAFWDGWSEVVAWYWVQAKNVNHESLSVPRDQYANHSAIIDYPPRFVVQALVLLKYSLVHWKGNRPEAGFFLTHDFAREAADVLAGRLVRLNSDDLERWQADPEEWAVGEEQENAELDIRPAAERALLVLAQHTKPAGFVGEHLWRHFESTSSFSTDNLDDILARDAFYAAVGRCRDYLGPVGEDDDRPNIHVLMGQAITSKLVPEARLGSVSSPMWVVIRRRIAWLLWEWSEQVPREARLDVYALLVDLLEDIPDQTDVAVRLAAARSISAIADALEFDADGFQPFLPKALRNLATLAAASELHEMESIKVCTDALSILIERMGARIAPHADALVDLVPMLWQQDDPDCKARPSIIVFISKVLRAIEMLPATGTSGALMQKVHHMISPIVRDSLNPKVSHLLAKDAISMLWIRALHSTPSMTQPLFELLDLAKDLVVQPDYCVEMCRVIEEISMLNPLEMLQTYGHDLLTAFGQIIADPSNSMVLAPISALDTLMQSLVALPNWIEVREMWIDALASTRLAAALVGSLLHFSDATLIATHFVSLLCRIAYHCPDDTFIRLVLAAWSHMSHEKFSTPASIWQPLLNLICTRFENMASPRKRRVTALGLASILDGAIVFYEQQQTSTDTSWSVVVQQVVECTPELIALWSEMLAEINESRPLEMGRYQRPTSPIASMDFADVFFDDDQEDGGWLQDISPGAARAQTVASADGTLTIKLNEHVRSVLAHAQASYPSFERILHSMDPLILDMFQHDLMS is encoded by the coding sequence atggcggAAGCAAAGGCATCGCTGATACAGGTGCTCACTCTTGCATCATCTTCCGACCCCTCTCAGCTCTCAAGAGCCAACTCTCAGCTCGAAGAGTGGGAAAAAGATCCTAACTTTTGGCTTGTGCTCCTCCAAATTGCCTTTGACACCGAGCTCCAACTATGCTCTTCATCTTCAGTTGCAACGGCGCAAGAACAAATAGACTCGGTTCGAATCTTAGCTATTATCCGCTTCAAGAATGGGATTGATAAGTTCTGGAGGAGCCGTGTCCTGGCTCGCGTCACCGTCACCATCCCATCCGATACCAAGCAGGCGATAAGAAACATGTTGTTGCAATGTCTGCGCGAACCCAACCGTACCATCGCATTGCAGGCCTCAGTATCCATCTCCAGAATCGCCCGTCTCGATTATCCGCGCGATTGGCCCGACCTCTTCACCACCCTGCAACAGGCAATGGTCGAAGCACATGCAGCCCTTGCTTCCCTTGGACCAGCTCCCCAGCTCGATTATCCCGAAAACCCCGCCACTGCCCGCGCACGCCAGCTCAACACCACTGTGCTCATGCGTGCAGCTGACGTCTGCTCAAAGACActcaaggagctcgaatCGGTTCGCGTATTGGCCGGCAAGATGCGCATGACCGAGCTCTCGCGCGAGCTGCTCCCTGTGCTCCACCCCATCTTTCAACAGTATTTCTCGGAAGTATTCCTATTGAGTACTGGAGATGATCTTGACAAGCTATCTGCATGGTCTAAAACCACTTTGCGCGCTGAGCAAGTGCGCACCAGTCATCTTCTGCTCAAAGCCATCTCGCGTCTGGCTGTTGCAGACATCGGCATGATTTCTAGGTCCAGCACGTCTCAGGGTGGCACATCGGCAAACATGGCTCAAGCTTTCTTTCGTTCAACACCGCACTGCTTGCAGACGCTCAAAGACACCAGACTCGCGTatttgcgcttgcttcgAAGCTCACAGTCATCAACCACTCCAGCGCCAATGTCGGCCGCTCTGCTCACGGCGCTCACCAAGCACCTCTATTCTTTTGGCAAATTCTTTCTTTCGCTCGTCCAGAGAGACAATGGCAAAGCCGCCTTCTGGGACGGCTGGTCAGAGGTGGTTGCTTGGTACTGGGTACAGGCCAAGAatgtcaatcacgaaagcCTCTCTGTCCCACGCGATCAGTACGCTAACCACTCGGCCATCATCGACTATCCACCTCGCTTCGTCGTACAAGCACTTGTGCTGCTCAAGTATTCGCTCGTACACTGGAAAGGCAACCGTCCTGAGGCCGGTTTCTTCTTAACCCATGACTTTGCACGAGAAGCTGCCGATGTTCTCGCAGGTAGACTCGTGCGTCTCAATTCTGACGACCTGGAGCGCTGGCAGGCCGATCCGGAAGAATGGGCCGTAGGCGAAGAACAGGAAaatgccgagctcgatATTCGACCCGCCGCAGAGCGTGCACTCCTGGTGTTGGCGCAGCACACCAAACCTGCCGGGTTCGTTGGTGAACACCTTTGGCGACACTTTGAATCGACGTCAAGCTTTTCCACCGACAATCTGGACGATATTCTGGCGCGCGATGCCTTCTACGCCGCTGTCGGCAGGTGCCGTGATTATCTCGGCCCAGTGGGCGAAGATGACGATCGTCCAAACATCCATGTGCTCATGGGTCAGGCTATCACATCCAAGCTCGTACCcgaagctcgtctcggcagCGTCAGCTCACCCATGTGGGTCGTCATCCGTCGCAGGATCGCATGGTTGCTCTGGGAATGGTCCGAGCAGGTGCCACGAGAAGCGCGACTAGACGTCTACGCGCTTCTGGTAGATTTGCTCGAAGACATTCCAGATCAGACGGATGTCGCCGTGCGACTTGCTGCGGCCAGATCCATCTCGGCGATCGCCGATGCTCTCGAGTTCGATGCCGACGGCTTCCAGCCGTTCCTCCCCAAAGCGTTGCGTAATCTCGCCACGTTGGCGGCTGCCTCGGAACTGCACGAGATGGAGTCGATCAAAGTGTGCACCGATGCACTTTCGATCCTAATCGAGCGCATGGGTGCTCGTATTGCCCCACACGCCGATGCACTCGTTGACCTCGTACCCATgctttggcagcaagaCGACCCGGACTGTAAGGCAAGACCTTCGatcatcgtcttcatctCAAAGGTGCTGCGTGCCATCGAGATGCTGCCCGCTACGGGCACCAGCGGTGCTCTGATGCAAAAAGTTCATCACATGATATCACCCATTGTGCGCGATTCTCTCAACCCCAAGGTGTCGCATTTgctcgccaaagatgcgaTATCGATGCTTTGGATTCGAGCGCTTCACTCGACGCCGAGCATGACGCAACCGCTATTCGAACTGCTCGATCTAGCCAAGGATTTGGTGGTTCAGCCCGATTACTGCGTCGAGATGTGCCGCGTTATCGAGGAGATTTCCATGCTGAACCCACTCGAGATGCTTCAGACTTATGGGCATGATCTGCTGACTGCTTTTGGGCAAATTATTGCAGATCCATCGAATTCGATGGTGCTTGCGCCAATATCTGCGCTCGATACGCTGATGCAATCGTTGGTCGCATTGCCAAATTGGATCGAGGTGCGTGAAATGTGGATTGACGCGCTCGCATCTACTCGGCTTGCTGCGGCGCTTGTCGGCTCGCTTCTGCACTTCTCGGACGCTACCTTGATCGCCACGCATTTTGTCTCGCTACTCTGCCGTATCGCTTATCACTGTCCGGACGATACGTTCATTCGTCTCGTGTTGGCAGCATGGTCGCATATGTCGCACGAAAAGTTTTCTACGCCAGCATCGATCTGGCAGCCGCTGCTCAACTTGATCTGCACGCGCTTTGAAAACATGGCTTCTCCGCGCAAACGCCGTGTCACGGCTCTGGGACTTGCTTCGATTCTCGATGGTGCCATTGTGTTCTacgaacagcagcagacgtCGACCGATACGAGTTGGAGTGTAGTGGTGCAACAAGTGGTCGAGTGTACGCCGGAGCTCATTGCGCTATGGTCGGAGATGCTGGCGGAGATCAATGAATCGCGTCCGCTCGAGATGGGCAGGTATCAGAGACCGACGTCGCCGATTGCGTCGATGGATTTCGCCGATGTGTTtttcgacgacgaccaagaagaTGGTGGGTGGTTACAGGATATCTCGCCGGGAGCGGCGCGCGCGCAGACAGTCGCCAGCGCCGATGGCACGTTAACGATCAAGTTGAACGAGCATGTCAGAAGCGTGCTAGCACATGCACAGGCGAGCTACCCGTCTTTTGAGCGTATTCTGCATTCCATGGATCcactcatcctcgacatgTTCCAGCACGATCTCATGTCTTGA
- a CDS encoding putative snRNP G protein produces MAKVSQPELKRFLDKRIAVNIQGGRKIQGTLRGFDMFLNLVVDEAIEQVHPEAGNPNVWQDGDRCGTVVVRGNSVTSLEALENVKTR; encoded by the coding sequence ATGGCGAAAGTATCGCAACCAGAACTAAAGCGCTTCCTGGACAAGCGTATCGCTGTCAATATCCAGGGTGGTCGCAAGATTCAGGGCACTCTCCGCGGGTTCGACATGTTTCtcaacctcgtcgtcgatgaagCTATCGAACAGGTGCATCCCGAAGCGGGCAATCCAAACGTCTGGCAAGATGGAGATCGATGCGGAACAGTCGTAGTGCGAGGAAACAGCGTTACATCCCTCGAGGCACTAGAGAACGTCAAAACAAGGTGA
- a CDS encoding uncharacterized protein (alternatively spliced; related to UPS1 - mitochondrial intermembrane space protein that regulates mitochondrial cardiolipin levels): MVKDFVHQSSYDHSWSSCVRAYFLRYPNPNASHVLSVDVVDRRIEYRPVRTGSSSSATTSSVTLDDLDTQPSQRETIAVLCTTRLILKRGNLPKWAPAGLMKNAESFVMEESEVELDLFPPRSKPSARDNERDEPVHVASASPPALEASSLKGRTMNGRAMRSWTRNLDHTTVLAVTEGLVFKERFGFMMPDKADGSNRQAQQPLWRSYCEAGRVCKSDRESEHQSQVAAWIR, encoded by the exons ATGGTCAAAGACTTTGTCCATCAGTCCAGCTACGATCACTCCTGGTCCTCTTGCGTCAGGGCGTACTTCCTCAGGTATCCCAATCCCAACGCATCCCATGTTCTCTCCGTGGATGTTGTCGACCGAAGAATCGAGTACCGTCCTGTCCGCACCGGATCTTCGTCATCAGCCACTACTTCCTCGGTCACactcgatgatctcgatACGCAACCTTCGCAAAGAGAAACGATAGCAGTGCTTTGCACCACACGGTTGATTCTCAAGCGAGGCAATCTGCCGAAATGGGCTCCTGCAGGCCTGATGAAGAATGCGGAGAGCTTTGTTATGGAAGAGAGTGaggtcgagctggatctGTTTCCTCCAAGAAGCAAGCCCTCTGCCAGAGACAACGAGCGTGATGAGCCTGTACATGTGGCAAGTGCGTCTCCACCTGCCTTGGAGGCTTCGAGTCTCAAGGGCCGGACAATGAACGGAAGAGCCATGCGTAGTTGGACTCGCAACCTGGACCACACCACCGTGCTCGCCGTCACCGAAGGTCTCGTCTTCAAGGAGCGATTTGGCTTCATGATGCCAGACAAGGCTGATGGCTCCAACAggcaagctcagcagccaTTGTGGCGCTCGTA CTGCGAGGCAGGGCGTGTTTGCAAGAGCGATAGAGAGAGCGAGCATCAAAGTCAAGTCGCTGCTTGGAttcgatga
- a CDS encoding uncharacterized protein (related to TAF10 - TFIID and SAGA subunit), which translates to MSHASPSVTAPISGPQSARVGQPPAPSASLVAKYRGATVEDLQVPPAISVPRSTSITSALRVALDHDYSQLPLVSDKNRKLLGYVQKDRLEEQVKGGSGDKSVATIMTKFSGGASPSSSSAGVAATYTVITPDTGLAELEVFLQSQPFAFITDPGRAFVLGVATQEDLSKYVSRRGLDGIRSGAATPTQATTSTTAATEVDNDEPMPSTSVGVPAGQASASSSSAAAATAAASSTQVSTQPVLTRREEEEARKDRTLAEFMQLLDGYTPLIPDQVTDFYLEKVGFECHDPRLKRLLSLAAEKFVSDIAADAFQYARIRTNAGPGGRPRGQVGAGAAGASGAAAGGATGGAAPAGARDRSRTVLTMDDLSAALGEYGINARRAEYFR; encoded by the coding sequence ATGTCGCACGCGTCTCCATCAGTCACCGCACCCATCTCGGGTCCGCAGTCCGCACGCGTCGGTCAACCACCGGCACCTTCGGCCTCCTTGGTCGCAAAGTACAGAGGCGCAACCGTCGAGGATCTCCAAGTGCCTCCCGCCATCTCGGTTCCTCGCTCCACCTCTATTACCTCTGCTCTCCGTGTGGCGCTCGATCATGACTACTCGCAGCTCCCGCTCGTCAGTGATAAGAACAGAAAGTTACTCGGATACGTGCAGAAGGATCGCCTAGAGGAGCAGGTCAAGGGCGGCAGCGGTGACAAGTCGGTGGCCACGATCATGACCAAGTTCTCCGGTGGCGCTtctccatcttcttcttcagCGGGTGTTGCAGCCACGTATACCGTCATCACTCCGGACACGGGTctggccgagctcgaagttTTCCTTCAGTCTCAACCTTTTGCCTTTATCACCGACCCAGGCAGAGCCTTTGTTCTTGGCGTAGCTACGCAAGAGGACCTCTCCAAATATGTCTCGAGACGTGGCCTTGACGGTATTCGATCCGGTGCTGCCACTCCGACACAAGCTACCACATCGACTACTGCTGCTACCGAAGTAGACAACGACGAGCCCATGCCGTCTACCTCTGTTGGTGTTCCTGCTGGCCAGGCATCCGCATCCTCTtcatctgctgctgctgccactgctgcAGCCTCGTCAACGCAGGTCTCAACTCAACCCGTCCTGACGCGTcgcgaagaggaggaagcgagAAAAGACCGCACGCTCGCCGAATTTAtgcagcttctcgacgGATACACGCCTTTGATACCCGACCAGGTTACCGACTTTTACCTTGAAAAGGTAGGCTTCGAATGTCACGATCCAAGACTGAAGAGGCTTCTATCGTTGGCAGCTGAAAAGTTCGTCAGCGACATTGCGGCAGATGCTTTCCAGTACGCGCGCATTCGAACCAACGCCGGCCCAGGAGGTCGTCCTCGTGGTCAGGTTGGTGCAGGCGCCGCGGGAGCCAGTGGCGCTGCGGCTGGTGGTGCAACAGGCGGTGCAGCTCCTGCCGGCGCAAGGGATCGCTCCAGGACCGTGCTCACAATGGACGATCTGTCTGCCGCTCTTGGCGAGTATGGCATCAATGCACGCCGGGCCGAATATTTCCGCTAG
- a CDS encoding putative phenylalanine--tRNA ligase — translation MPAPQRLTGEPTAETVLAALDAAPSGKIEDTRLIAPEVSTAAADQQSDPVKRSEANEAVFRERAQWQLALSDVLKSLLSKEMVVMEKLEETTSAPLPDGFVLLQNGSPEIRLVKALPNEEGVGRSISDLKELLGADTLKNGQSNAFRNKWAKKLPDGTFGRTEATLGKSDAELRDEIQEQIAEVLKTGTVAAADAAATDKKLAELRKRKLVATRKLVYFSIAKGSQFSLTVQKLETDLTFEMLQSGSWKEAPFKKYNFDAEGAVPASGALHPLLKVREEFRNIFFEMGFTEMATDRFVESSFWCFDSLFVPQQHPARDVQDTFFIKDPPYAKHIPEDYLKRVTQVHQEGGFGSVGYRYPFDRKVTEKLVLRTHTTAVSSAMLYKLANQPGGFKPAKLFSIDRVFRNEAVDATHLAEFHQVEGVVADYNITLGDLIGFMEVFFKKMGVTNLRFKPAYNPYTEPSLEIFSYHQGLKKWVEVGNSGMFRPEMLRPMGLPDGVNVLGWGLSLERPTMIRYAVKDIRELVGHKVPISSVENAPATRF, via the coding sequence ATGCCAGCGCCACAAAGATTGACCGGCGAGCCAACCGCAGAGACAGTGCTCGCAGCCCTCGATGCCGCTCCCAGcggcaagatcgaggaCACCCGATTGATTGCACCGGAGGTctcgacagctgcagcagaccAGCAGTCCGACCCAGTCAAGCGATCCGAAGCCAATGAGGCTGTATTCAGAGAGCGCGCTCAATGGCAGCTCGCTCTTTCGGATGTGCTCAAGTCGCTTCTCAGCAAGGAGATGGTGGTCATGGAGAAGCTAGAAGAAACCACTTCTGCTCCACTTCCAGATGGTTTTGTCTTATTGCAGAACGGCTCGCCAGAGATCCGCCTGGTTAAGGCACTGCCCAACGAAGAGGGTGTCGGCAGATCGATTAGCGACCTCAAGGAGCTTTTGGGCGCCGACACGCTCAAGAACGGGCAGAGCAATGCTTTCCGCAACAAGTGGGCCAAAAAGCTTCCAGACGGCACTTTCGGGAGGACTGAGGCGACACTCGGTAAATCAGACGCAGAGCTGCGTGACGAGATCCAAGAACAGATTGCCGAAGTGCTCAAGACCGGCACagtcgccgctgccgatgctgctgcaaccgacaagaagctcgccgagcttcGTAAGCGCAAGTTGGTAGCCACACGCAAGCTGGTCTACTTTTCCATCGCCAAAGGTTCGCAGTTCTCGCTAACCGTGCAGAAGCTCGAAACGGACCTCACCTTTGAGATGCTTCAATCCGGATCGTGGAAGGAGGCTCCTTTCAAAAAATACAACTTCGACGCTGAAGGTGCCGTGCCTGCTTCCGGTGCATTGCATCCTCTGCTGAAGGTGAGGGAGGAGTTCCGCAACATCTTCTTCGAGATGGGCTTCACCGAAATGGCGACGGACCGATTCGTCGAGTCGTCCTTCTGGTGTTTCGATTCGCTTTTTGtgccacagcagcacccgGCGAGAGACGTGCAGGACACGTTCTTCATCAAGGACCCACCGTACGCTAAGCACATTCCCGAAGACTATCTGAAGCGCGTCACTCAGGTACACCAGGAGGGCGGTTTTGGTTCGGTTGGCTACCGCTATCCTTTCGACCGCAAAGTGACCGAGAAGCTCGTACTTCGAACGCACACCACGGCTGTTTCGTCGGCTATGCTGTACAAGCTGGCGAATCAACCGGGTGGGTTCAAGCCTGCCAAGCTCTTCTCGATCGACCGCGTTTTCCGTAACGAAGCCGTGGATGCTACGCACTTGGCCGAATTTCACCAAGTGGAAGGTGTGGTCGCTGACTACAACATTACCCTTGGCGACCTGATCGGATTCATGGAGGTCTTCTTCAAGAAGATGGGCGTCACCAACCTCCGTTTCAAGCCGGCTTACAACCCGTACACCGAACCCTCGCTCGAGATCTTCTCGTATCACCAGGGTCTCAAGAAATGGGTCGAGGTTGGTAACTCGGGCATGTTCCGTCCCGAGATGTTGAGACCCATGGGTTTGCCCGACGGTGTCAACGTCTTGGGTTGGGGTTTGAGTTTGGAACGCCCCACAATGATCCGTTATGCTGTTAAAGATATTAGGGAGTTGGTCGGTCACAAGGTGCCGATTTCCAGCGTCGAGAATGCTCCCGCTACCAGGTTCTAG
- a CDS encoding uncharacterized protein (related to n-acetyltransferase): MSTLATSADKQFVIRRGTKQDCPAILDFIQQLAEYEKEPDAVKATVETLEENVFNKGYAEVLIAEQHHDASVTPVGMALYFYSFSTWTSKPSVYLEDLYVIPTLRNKGVGKLLFKALGQVAKQKGCARMDWSVLTWNAPSIAFYTKVLGAKPMDEWKGMRLEQQGIENLANLI; encoded by the coding sequence ATGTCTACTCTCGCAACTTCGGCCGACAAGCAATTTGTGATCCGCAGGGGAACCAAGCAGGACTGCCCTGCCATCCTCGACTTTATCCAGCAGCTGGCCGAGTACGAGAAAGAGCCTGACGCTGTCAAGGCGACCGTAGAAACGTTGGAGGAGAACGTCTTCAACAAGGGATATGCAGAGGTGTTGATtgctgagcagcaccaTGACGCGTCGGTAACTCCAGTAGGAATGGCGCTCTACTTTTACTCCTTCTCTACATGGACTTCAAAACCTTCGGTCTACCTCGAGGACCTGTATGTGATCCCCACTCTGCGCAACAAGGGTGTCGGAAAGCTCCTATTCAAGGCTCTCGGACAAGTTGCAAAGCAGAAGGGGTGCGCACGAATGGATTGGTCTGTCCTGACTTGGAATGCGCCTTCCATCGCATTCTACACCAAGGTGCTCGGCGCCAAGCCTATGGACGAATGGAAGGGCATGCGTCTGGAACAGCAGGGTATTGAAAATCTCGCCAATCTCATTTAG